Proteins from a genomic interval of Thunnus maccoyii chromosome 1, fThuMac1.1, whole genome shotgun sequence:
- the LOC121896781 gene encoding uncharacterized protein LOC121896781, producing MWSTPAACMMCILFGIICDVKQVCSQPKLIQRETDQNPDGVTKLKEDIHTVINQIHSLSSENENTRTLGSSFTVESVDLNAYFGVLGNLYGVFQPLMRERFFDDLPKMLVCILSGRQDCGLEAELTKTVSLELGKPLLMFMSSLRSQTCTTQDDGADGESNSFLRAYLRMGESTAATLNGFQQMFLKILSSLPLSGKLMTALSDVVDNAVKYVSAFMATVLQVPMDYIKIALQFGIRIPSLKGKETCEQGDLKQLIMWGIKHNVSWSFGNSIIDILLETFLASEQSLCTYPGPECQSSPSAPFQRSVQEADTDNSHYMLLKCGRRNLAGLNDTLCAEILAGSREGSSTSVLTLCQALSSLSATQMEQVWSNMCYVIQALVSPLVSRSSDCSVGDTKPSPAVTSPSQTLPLPRSAPHRIAREASNLKQLACNYKNWLQDEVVDAVLVSLCSDNEREPFVKQVCHNALLMRKLLSDQMNTWLYGYCANASADPEYMVSQFCVYEEWIDKPSVPVDPSLLEFCMNLDGPRLTTLICEHNRFFMLLLSNPENMRFMPNCSNLVSPPPIPGLDSLMLDSCRYSEWHDVMQITTDVLSKCILRDPRGFTREVCSNKTFLNSLLSKKENSWLGSHCNTSLTSPPTEAPKPFSIADWCDYHTWGERQVDDSVVGLCWQYDKLAFQKNVCCKASVFEKLLQDPQNKWVKSVCADLKEIEEIEVLRQVCKYSDWTRPIIVDMTELALCAEIDPLNFTSKVCSNETVLQNLLANQDNTWLIQHCANYSKPGISPGGGGGQGGGVMGFNPAEQCQYSSWSVSLPDAALLTLCWEHDQTKFVSSICPNPGLLFLLARELSSKWVSTMCATYTNYTSTNNTTAEHNVCLAKKLVRQFNWTCSADFTSACQPGASQNMVLQMMVRCWVESLRSRVGDLLTPPVVTMMEQGVSTTVVILLALEEVQNTSLHVTENIRLSVLSSVARYLEQENDLDKKRVLLQCFGRVLTSLMQTARDVTSDEFFIIKEYFSIPLSSLRSVLSVAHITTVRLILQYYSRNKDTLQLPDNYLSTMVSVLFQTHLVKDGSLFPELAPLLAAASPADIHALPSLQNNTNV from the exons ATGTGGTCGACTCCAGCTGCTTGCATGATGTGCATCCTCTTTG GGATCATCTGTGATGTCAAGCAAGTGTGTTCGCAGCCCAAATTAATACAAAGAGAGACCGACCAGAATCCCGATGGCGTCACCAAATTGAAAGAAGACATCCACACAGTTATTAATCAAATTCATTCCTTGtccagtgaaaatgaaaatacacgCACCCTTGGCAGCTCTTTCACAGTAGAGAGTGTTGacttaaatgcatattttgGTGTTCTGGGTAACTTGTATGGTGTCTTCCAACCACTGATGAGAGAGAGATTCTTTGATGACCTTCCCAAAATGTTAGTTTGTATTTTATCTGGGAGACAGGACTGTGGACTGGAGGCAGAGCTAACAAAGACAGTGTCTCTGGAGTTGGGTAAACCACTACTGATGTTCATGTCATCTCTGAGATCCCAGACATGCACGACGCAGGATGATGGCGCAGATGGAGAGTCAAACAGTTTCCTGAGGGCCTACCTCAGGATGGGGGAATCAACGGCAGCAACATTAAATGGTTTTcagcagatgtttttaaaaatactgtcGAGTCTCCCTCTTTCTGGGAAATTGATGACTGCTCTGAGTGACGTGGTGGATAATGCTGTGAAATATGTCTCAGCATTCATGGCAACAGTTCTCCAAGTACCGATGGACTACATCAAAATAGCCTTACAGTTTGGAATCAGGATCCCATctttaaaaggaaaagagaCCTGTGAGCAAG GAGATCTCAAGCAACTCATAATGTG GGgaataaaacacaatgtaagCTGGTCCTTCGGTAACTCAATCATTGACATCCTTCTGGAAACCTTCCTGGCTTCAGAACAGTCTCTGTGCACATATCCAGGGCCAGAGTGCCAGAGTTCTCCCAGCGCCCCCTTCCAACGCAGTGTCCAAGAGGCAGACACTGATAACAGCCACTATATGCTGCTCAAGTGCGGTCGCCGCAATCTGGCCGGGCTCAATGACACGCTGTGCGCTGAAATCCTTGCGGGTTCAAGAGAGGGATCCTCCACATCTGTACTCACCCTTTGCCAGGCGCTTAGCTCCCTCAGCGCTACGCAGATGGAGCAGGTGTGGAGCAACATGTGTTATGTTATTCAAGCACTGGTGTCTCCACTTGTCAGCAGGTCATCAGACTGCAGCGTAGGGGACACAAAGCCTTCCCCTGCCGTCACTTCTCCCTCACAGACTCTCCCCCTCCCTCGTTCTGCACCTCACCGAATAGCCAGAGAAGCTTCCAACCTCAAACAGCTCGCCTGCAACTACAAGAACTGGTTACAAGACGAGGTGGTGGATGCTGTCCTCGTGTCACTGTGCAGTGATAACGAACGTGAGCCGTTTGTGAAGCAGGTGTGTCACAATGCTTTGTTGATGAGGAAGCTACTTTCAGACCAGATGAACACCTGGCTGTATGGATACTGTGCAAACGCTTCAGCGGACCCCGAATACATGGTGAGTCAGTTCTGTGTCTATGAGGAGTGGATTGACAAGCCCTCAGTCCCAGTGGACCCATCTTTACTGGAGTTCTGCATGAACCTGGATGGTCCCAGGCTGACGACACTCATCTGTGAGCATAATAGATTCTTCATGCTTTTATTGTCAAACCCTGAAAATATGCGGTTCATGCCTAACTGCTCAAATCTGGTGTCTCCACCACCAATCCCTGGCCTGGATTCACTTATGCTAGATTCTTGTCGCTACTCTGAGTGGCATGATGTGATGCAGATTACCACTGATGTTTTGTCAAAGTGCATCCTCCGTGATCCCAGAGGTTTTACAAGAGAGGTTTGCTCCAACAAAACTTTTCTAAATAGCCTGCTAAGCAAGAAGGAAAATTCCTGGCTTGGGAGTCACTGCAACACCTCTTTGACTTCTCCACCCACTGAGGCGCCCAAGCCCTTCAGCATTGCAGACTGGTGTGACTACCACACGTGGGGAGAACGGCAGGTGGACGATTCAGTGGTCGGCCTGTGTTGGCAGTACGATAAGCTTGCTTTTCAGAAGAATGTCTGCTGCAAGGCGTCTGTGTTTGAGAAGCTGTTACAAGACCCTCAGAACAAATGGGTGAAATCAGTTTGCGCAGACCTGAAGGAAATTGAGGAAATAGAGGTGTTACGACAG GTGTGCAAGTACTCCGACTGGACCCGTCCCATCATTGTGGACATGACTGAGCTAGCTCTCTGCGCTGAGATTGACCCACTTAACTTCACCTCAAAAGTCTGCTCCAATGAAACAGTCCTCCAGAACCTGTTGGCCAATCAGGACAACACCTGGTTAATACAGCACTGTGCCAACTATTCTAAACCGGGGATATCTCCTGGTGGAGGTGGCGGACAAGGAGGAGGCGTGATGGGATTCAACCCTGCAGAGCAGTGCCAGTACTCCAGCTGGAGCGTATCCCTTCCAGACGCAGCACTCCTGACTCTCTGCTGGGAGCATGATCAGACCAAATTTGTATCATCTATCTGCCCCAATCCCGGTCTCCTCTTTTTGCTGGCCCGTGAGCTGTCTAGCAAGTGGGTGAGCACTATGTGTGCCACCTACACCAACTACACCAGCACTAACAACACCACTGCAGAGCATAATGTTTGCCTGGCCAAAAAACTGGTGAGGCAGTTCAACTGGACATGCTCTGCTGACTTTACCTCAGCGTGCCAGCCCGGGGCCAGTCAGAATATGGTCCTGCAGATGATGGTGCGCTGCTGGGTGGAGAGTCTGAGGTCCAGGGTGGGGGATCTGTTGACTCCACCTGTGGTTACTATGATGGAGCAGGGGGTCAGCACTACTGTGGTGATCCTGCTGGCCTTGGAGGAGGTCCAGAACACCTCACTGCATGTCACTGAGAACATAAGACTTAGCGTGCTCTCGTCTGTGGCTCGCTATCTCGAGCAGGAGAACGACCTTGACAAAAAGAGGGTGTTGCTGCAGTGCTTTGGG AGAGTACTAACCAGCTTGATGCAGACAGCCAGAGATGTGACCAGTGATGAATTCTTCATCATTAAG GAGTACTTCAGTATACCACTGAGCAGCCTGAGGTCGGTGCTCAGTGTGGCTCACATCACCACTGTCAGACTGATCCTTC